DNA from Mycolicibacterium alvei:
TTGGTCAGCCGAATCGTCGGACTTGCGCAGCACCCACGGTTCCTGGGCGGAGAAATAGCGGTTCGCCGCGCCGAGGACGGACCAGATCGATTCAAGTGCGAGGTGCATCGCCGGCACATCGTAGTGCGTCCGCACCTGCTCTAGGAGCCGGTCGGCCGCACTCAGCAGGGCGGTGTCATCGTCGTTGAACGTGCCAGGGTCGGGAACCAGGCCGCCGAGGTTCTTGGCCACCATCGACAACGAGCGCTGGGCCAGGTTGCCCAGTTCGTTGGCCAGGTCGGCGTTGATCCGCCCGATGATGGCTTCCTCGCTGTAGCTGCCGTCCTGGCCGAAGGACACCTCACGCAGGAAGAAGAAGCGCACCTGGTCGAGGCCGAAGGTATCGACCAGGGCAATCGGGTCGACCACATTCCCCAGCGACTTGCTCATCTTCTCGCCTTTGACGTTGATGAAGCCGTGCGCGAAGACCCGCTCGGGAAGGGCGATCCCGGCCGACATCAGGAATGCCGGCCAGTACACGCTGTGGAACCGGATGATGTCCTTGCCGATCATGTGCAGCTTGGCGGGCCAGTACTTTTGGAACGCCTCGGCTGACGTGTCGGGGAACCCCACCCCCGTGAGGTAGTTGGTCAGCGCGTCGACCCACACGTACATCACGTGGTCGGCGTGGTCGGGGACCGGAACCCCCCAGTCGAACGTGGTCCGCGAGATCGACAGATCCTTCAACCCGCCCGAGACGAAGCTGACGATCTCGTTCCGCCGCACGTCGGGGCCGATGAACTCGGGGTGGGCCTGGTAGTGCGCCAGCAGTCGTTCGGCGTAGTCCGACAGCCGGAAGAAGTAGGTCTGCTCCTCGGTCCAGGTGACCGGCGTGCCCGTCTCGATCGCGGTGCGGGTGCCGTCGGGTCCCACGGTGGTCTCGTCCTCGGCGAAGAACCGCTCGTCGCGGATCGAGTACCAACCGGAGTAGGCGCCCAGGTAGATGTCGCCGGCCTCGTTCATCCGGCGCCAGATCTCCTTGGACGCCTCGTAGTGGTCGGCGTCGGAGGTACGGATGAACCGGTCGAAGGAGATGTTGAGCTTTTCCTGCAGCCGCTGGAACACATCGGAGTTGCGGTTGGCCAGCTCAGCCGCCGAGATGCCCTCGGTAGCCGCGGTCTCGGCCATCTTCTGGCCGTGCACATCGGTGCCGGTCAGATAGCGCACGTCGAAGCCGTCGAGTCGCTTGAACCGGGCGATCGCATCGGTGGCGATGTACTCGTAGGCGTGCCCGATGTGCGGCGCACCGTTGGGATACGCGATCGCCGTAGTTATGTAGAAAGGCTCACTCATTTGGACTCCACCTTATTGTGTGGCGGTGGGGTCCAAACGCTCAGCCAGGGAAAAGCCGCCGGTTCCGGAGCCGTTGGCTCCGCTGGTCGACGCGCACACACACCTCGATGCCTGCGGCGCGCAGACTGCTGAAGACGTGCGCGCGATCATGGATCGCGCCGCCGCCGTCGGGGTGGGCCAGGCGGTCACCATCGCCGACGATCTGGCCTCGGCACGCTGGGTGACCACGGCCGTCGAGGCCGATGAACGGGTGTTCGGGGCGGTCGCGTTGCATCCCACCCGGGCCAATGTGCTCACCGACGCGGCCAGGGCCGAGTTGGAGCGGTTGGCCGCCCATCCCCGTGTGGTGGCGGTCGGGGAGACCGGGATGGACCTGTACTGGCCGGGCCGGTTGGACGGCTGTGCGACGCCGGCCGAGCAGCGCGAGGGATTCGCCTGGCACATCGACCTGGCCAAGCGCATGGGGAAGCCGTTGATGATCCACAACCGGGATGCCGATGCCGAGGTGCTCGACGTGCTGCGCGCCGAAGGGGCGCCCGAGAAAGTGATCTTCCACTGTTTTTCGTCGGGACCGGAGATGGCTCACACCTGCATCGAGGCGGGCTGGGTGTTGAGCCTTTCCGGCACGGTCAGCTTCCGTAACGCCGCTGAGCTGCGGGAAGCCGCTCGACTGATCCCGCCGGGCCAGCTGTTGGTCGAGACCGACGCGCCGTTTCTGACCCCGCATCCGTTTCGCGGCGCACCGAACGAGCCGTACTGCCTGCCATACACTGTGCGGGCACTCGCAGAGTTGCTGGAGCGGCCCGCCGAAGAGGTCGCGTCCGAGACCGCAGCCACTGCGGCGCGGGTGTACGGACTTAACGGGAGTGGCCCGGCCTAGTTGCCGGAGCTAGACCTTTTCGTTACCGTCTTGTGATCAAAGCTCAACCGCCGGCGGTGAACCATGCCGTCCTGGCCGAAAGCGGATGGTATGGACGCGCTCAACAAACTTCATGAATCCCGATCGCCGCTGTTGCGAGGCGTGGTGGGAGCCCTGCTGGTCACGCTGACCGCGGCCGGCGGCTACGCCGTCGGATCGCACAAGACCGTCACCCTGAGCGTGGACGGTGCGCCGATGACCGTGACGACCATGAAGTCGCGGGTGATCGATGTGGTCGAGGAGAACGGTTTCTCGGTGGGCGATCGCGATGATCTCTACCCCTCGGCCGACGAGTCCGTGCACCAGGCCGACACCATCGTTCTGCGCCGCAGCCGGCCCCTGCAGTTGTCGTTGGACGGCAATGACAGCAAGCAGGTGTGGACCACCGCCTCGACCGTGGACGAGGCCCTGGCACAGCTGAAGCTGACCGACAAGGCACCGGCCGCGGCGTCCCGCGGCAGCCGGGTGCCCCTCGGGGGTATGGCACTGCCGGTGGTGAGCGCCAAGACCGTCCGGATCGACGACGGCGGCACCGTGCAGACAGTGCATCTGGCTGCGCCCAACGTGGCCGGTCTGCTGGCCGCCGCGGGGGCGCCGCTGGAGCAGAACGACACTGTCGTTCCGGCCCCATCGACCCCGGTCACCGAGGGTATGCAGGTCGAAGTGACCCGCATGCGCATCGAGAAGGTCACCGAGCGGGTTCCGCTGACCCCCGGCAATCAGCGCATCGAAGACGTCACCATGAACATGAGCCGCCAGGTCGTCGAGGATCCGGGCGCCCCGGGCACCCAGGACGTGACCTTCGCGGTGGCCAAGGTGAACGGCGTGGAGACCGGCAGGCTGCCAGTAGCCAATGTCGTGATCGACCCGGCGCGGGACGGCGTCCTGCGGGTCGGAGCAAAGCCCGGAACCGAAGTTCCCCCGGTTTCCAACGGCGGTACCTGGGACGCGCTTTCGCAGTGCGAAGCAGGTGGTAACTGGGCCATTAACACTGGTAACGGATTTTACGGTGGCGTCCAATTCGACCAAAACACCTGGGAGCGACAGGGTGGTCTGCGGTATGCTCCGAGGGCCGATCTGGCGACAAGAGAAGAGCAGATTGCGATTGCTACGGTGACGCAGGCCCGGCAGGGATGGGGAGCTTGGCCTACGTGTAGTGGGAGGATTGGGGCGCGCTGACTATTCGATTGCTCGGGCGGACCGAGATACGACGCTTGGCGAAAGAAATCGACTTTCGACCACGCAAGGCCTTTGGCCAGAACTTCGTTCATGATGCCAACACCGTTCGACGCATCGTGTCGGCGTCCGGGATCCACCGGAACGACCATGTGCTCGAAGTCGGACCCGGTCTCGGGTCGCTGACTCTGCCCCTGTTGGACCGTGGCGCCAGGGTGACCGCAGTGGAGATCGACCCGGTGCTGGCCAAGCAGTTGCCGGCCACCATCGCCGATCATTCCCACAGCGAGATCAACCGGCTCACGGTGATCAACCAGGACATCCTGACGCTGATGCCGTCCGATCTGACCGATCAGCCGACGGCGCTGGTGGCGAACCTGCCCTACAACGTGGCGGTGCCCGCACTGCTGCACCTGCTGGCCGAGTTCCCGTCGATCCGCACGGTGATGGTCATGGTGCAGGCCGAGGTGGCCGAGCGTCTGGCGGCCGACCCCGGTGGCAAGGATTACGGCGTGCCCAGTGCCAAGGCGCGTTTCTACGGAAACGTGCGCAGGCACGGGATGGTGTCGCCGACGGTGTTCTGGCCGATCCCGCGGGTGTACTCCGGGCTGGTCCGCATCGACCGGTACGAGACATCGCCTTGGCCGACCGACGCCGAGTTCCGTGATGAGGTGTTCAAGCTCATCGACGTCGGATTCGCGCAGCGGCGCAAGACCTCTCGTAATGCGTTCGCCGACTGGGCGGGTTCGGGCAACGAGTCGGCGAAGCGGCTGCTGGCCGCCAGCATCGACCCGTCGCGCCGTGGTGAGACGCTCGGCATCGCCGACTTCGTCCGGCTGCTGCAGCGGGCCAAGGAAGCCGAGGGCGAGGGTGCGGCCGAGGTCGAGGCCGCACGGCACGTCTGAGGAACGCCGAATGTGAAGAAGATCGCGAGATTATCCGATAATCTCGCGATCTTCTTCACGTTGGGGGCGTGAGCGCCTCGGTGATCAGGCTGACGAACTCCGAACATGAGTCGTGTCGCCGTTCCGGGTCCTTCGCCATCGCCCTGGTGATGATCGAGTCTGCCGAAGGTGGAATCCAGTTGCACCGCTGCGATATTCGTGGCGGTTGACTGTACAGCTGATGATCGATCAGGGCTGTTGCGGTATCCGCGGAGAACGGCGGCGATCCGGTCAGCAACTCGACCGTCGTGCAGGCGAGTGCGTACTGGTCCGTTGCCCTCAACGGGGTCCGGCCACTGAGTAGCTCGGGTGCCGAATAGGGTAGTGACGCCTGGATATCCGGGGGCGGACGGTGCACCTGGCGGGTGATGCGGCGGGCCGGGTCGAGGCTCATCCGGGAATGGTCGTGGGCCAGCTTGGCGGCCACGTCTGCGGCCATCGAGTGTGCCACTCCGAAATCGATCAGCACTGCTCTCGAAAATGGTTGATCGACAAGGATATTGGCGGGTTTGACGTCACAGTGCACGATGCCGCATCGGTGGGTGTGATCGAGTGCCCCGGCGATCTGGGTCAGTGCGGTGAGCCGTTCGGGGATGCCGGGCAGGTTGTTCACCGTGCCGCCGCCGAGGAGTTCCATCGCCAGCCAGCCCGGACCCGCCGCGTGCACCGCGATGACGTTCGGATGGGTGAGCTGACGGGCGAAATCGAACTCGCGTTGCAGCCGGGCCAACTGGGCGGGCTTGCGGTGCCGGTCATCGAGAATCTTGAGCGCGACGATGGCCCCGTCGGGATCGCGTGCCTGATACACGACGGCTGAGCCGCCGTACCCCACGACCTTCGTCGCGGTGTATCCCGCTATTTCCACCTCGGGTGAGGGCACCGTCTCAGCCTAAGTTCACCGACAACCGTGGGTGGACGGCGATAGTGTCGTGGCCGTGTCAGCATCCGACGGCAGTACCGCCTCCGAGTGGGTCCCCACCGGTTCGGTGACCGTGCGCGTTCCCGGCAAGGTGAATCTCTACCTGGCCGTCGGCGACGTGCGCGACGACGGCTACCACGACCTCACCACGGTCTTCCACGCCGTGTCGCTGCTCGACGAGGTGACGGTGCGCAATGCCGACATGCTGTCGCTGACGGTCGAGGGTGAGGGCGTGGAGTCGGTGCCCGCCGACGAGCGCAATCTGGCCTGGCGTGCCGCCGAACTGCTGGCCGAGCATGTGGGCCGGGCACCGGACGTGGCGATCAGCATCGACAAGTCGATCCCGGTGGCCGGCGGCATGGCCGGGGGAAGCGCCGACGCGGCCGCGGTGCTGGTGGCCATGAACACGCTGTGGGAGCTCGGGGTTCCCAGACGCGATCTGCACGCTCTGGCCGCCCGGTTGGGCAGTGACGTCCCGTTTGCGCTGCACGGCGGTACCGCGCTGGGTACCGGCCGCGGTGAGGAGTTGGCCACGGTGCTGGCCCGCAACACCTTCCACTGGGTGCTGGCGTTCGCACGCAAAGGCCTGTCCACCCCGAAGGTGTTCGGCGAGCTGGATCGGCTGCGCGCGGACACCTCGACGGGCGGCCCGCCTCGGACCGAGGAGCCCGAGCCCGTGCTGGCCGCGTTGGCATCCGGTGATCCGGCCGAACTGGCCCCACTGCTGGGCAACGACCTGCAGTCGGCCGCGCTCAGCCTGTACCCGGACCTGCGCCGGACCTTGCGGGCGGGAGTGGACGCCGGCGCCCTGGCCGGCATCGTGTCCGGTTCGGGCCCGACGTGTGCGTTCCTGTGCTCATCGTCGACGTCTGCGGTGGACGTGGGTACGGAATTGGCCGGTGCCGGCGTGTGCCGGACGGTGCGGGTGGCCAGCGGCCCCGTCAGCGGTGCCCGGGTTGTTCCGGAGCCGTCGACGTCGCCCTGACGCGAGCCTGCATCGCCTTCGTTCGCCGTTTTCTATCCCAGGGCTGCGGATTTGTGCCGGAACCGCCCTTGAGTGGAAAACGGTGCGGTCCACGCCGTCGACGTCGGCCTGAGAGTGTGACGCAGACCTCAATTAACGCGAGGGTTTGGCAGTTACTTAAGGGTCTCTTAAGATGATCGACGGTGAATGCTAGCGATCTTGCATCGAATGCGACTTGTACGCCCGCCGTCTACGACGGTGGGTGGTCGCCCAGACGTACAGCACGTCCTGGAGCATCACCTTTTCGAGACATAACTGCTCCCCAATCGTGTGCGCGCGCCTACCCACAAGCGGTGCACAGCGGGCGGAGCATGGATAACCGGGCAACTGCACCTGGCGCACTGCCGCCGGTGTCGGGGCCGCGGAAGCCAAGGAGGTCGTCGTG
Protein-coding regions in this window:
- the metG gene encoding methionine--tRNA ligase; this encodes MSEPFYITTAIAYPNGAPHIGHAYEYIATDAIARFKRLDGFDVRYLTGTDVHGQKMAETAATEGISAAELANRNSDVFQRLQEKLNISFDRFIRTSDADHYEASKEIWRRMNEAGDIYLGAYSGWYSIRDERFFAEDETTVGPDGTRTAIETGTPVTWTEEQTYFFRLSDYAERLLAHYQAHPEFIGPDVRRNEIVSFVSGGLKDLSISRTTFDWGVPVPDHADHVMYVWVDALTNYLTGVGFPDTSAEAFQKYWPAKLHMIGKDIIRFHSVYWPAFLMSAGIALPERVFAHGFINVKGEKMSKSLGNVVDPIALVDTFGLDQVRFFFLREVSFGQDGSYSEEAIIGRINADLANELGNLAQRSLSMVAKNLGGLVPDPGTFNDDDTALLSAADRLLEQVRTHYDVPAMHLALESIWSVLGAANRYFSAQEPWVLRKSDDSADQQRFGTVLYTTLEVVRIATLLTQPVMPDSTAKLLDLLGQPSDARDFDSIGTRIKPGTELPAPTGVFPRYQMD
- a CDS encoding TatD family hydrolase is translated as MGSKRSAREKPPVPEPLAPLVDAHTHLDACGAQTAEDVRAIMDRAAAVGVGQAVTIADDLASARWVTTAVEADERVFGAVALHPTRANVLTDAARAELERLAAHPRVVAVGETGMDLYWPGRLDGCATPAEQREGFAWHIDLAKRMGKPLMIHNRDADAEVLDVLRAEGAPEKVIFHCFSSGPEMAHTCIEAGWVLSLSGTVSFRNAAELREAARLIPPGQLLVETDAPFLTPHPFRGAPNEPYCLPYTVRALAELLERPAEEVASETAATAARVYGLNGSGPA
- a CDS encoding resuscitation-promoting factor; protein product: MDALNKLHESRSPLLRGVVGALLVTLTAAGGYAVGSHKTVTLSVDGAPMTVTTMKSRVIDVVEENGFSVGDRDDLYPSADESVHQADTIVLRRSRPLQLSLDGNDSKQVWTTASTVDEALAQLKLTDKAPAAASRGSRVPLGGMALPVVSAKTVRIDDGGTVQTVHLAAPNVAGLLAAAGAPLEQNDTVVPAPSTPVTEGMQVEVTRMRIEKVTERVPLTPGNQRIEDVTMNMSRQVVEDPGAPGTQDVTFAVAKVNGVETGRLPVANVVIDPARDGVLRVGAKPGTEVPPVSNGGTWDALSQCEAGGNWAINTGNGFYGGVQFDQNTWERQGGLRYAPRADLATREEQIAIATVTQARQGWGAWPTCSGRIGAR
- the rsmA gene encoding 16S rRNA (adenine(1518)-N(6)/adenine(1519)-N(6))-dimethyltransferase RsmA codes for the protein MTIRLLGRTEIRRLAKEIDFRPRKAFGQNFVHDANTVRRIVSASGIHRNDHVLEVGPGLGSLTLPLLDRGARVTAVEIDPVLAKQLPATIADHSHSEINRLTVINQDILTLMPSDLTDQPTALVANLPYNVAVPALLHLLAEFPSIRTVMVMVQAEVAERLAADPGGKDYGVPSAKARFYGNVRRHGMVSPTVFWPIPRVYSGLVRIDRYETSPWPTDAEFRDEVFKLIDVGFAQRRKTSRNAFADWAGSGNESAKRLLAASIDPSRRGETLGIADFVRLLQRAKEAEGEGAAEVEAARHV
- a CDS encoding serine/threonine-protein kinase, producing the protein MPSPEVEIAGYTATKVVGYGGSAVVYQARDPDGAIVALKILDDRHRKPAQLARLQREFDFARQLTHPNVIAVHAAGPGWLAMELLGGGTVNNLPGIPERLTALTQIAGALDHTHRCGIVHCDVKPANILVDQPFSRAVLIDFGVAHSMAADVAAKLAHDHSRMSLDPARRITRQVHRPPPDIQASLPYSAPELLSGRTPLRATDQYALACTTVELLTGSPPFSADTATALIDHQLYSQPPRISQRCNWIPPSADSIITRAMAKDPERRHDSCSEFVSLITEALTPPT
- a CDS encoding 4-(cytidine 5'-diphospho)-2-C-methyl-D-erythritol kinase, whose product is MSASDGSTASEWVPTGSVTVRVPGKVNLYLAVGDVRDDGYHDLTTVFHAVSLLDEVTVRNADMLSLTVEGEGVESVPADERNLAWRAAELLAEHVGRAPDVAISIDKSIPVAGGMAGGSADAAAVLVAMNTLWELGVPRRDLHALAARLGSDVPFALHGGTALGTGRGEELATVLARNTFHWVLAFARKGLSTPKVFGELDRLRADTSTGGPPRTEEPEPVLAALASGDPAELAPLLGNDLQSAALSLYPDLRRTLRAGVDAGALAGIVSGSGPTCAFLCSSSTSAVDVGTELAGAGVCRTVRVASGPVSGARVVPEPSTSP